A window of Malania oleifera isolate guangnan ecotype guangnan chromosome 5, ASM2987363v1, whole genome shotgun sequence contains these coding sequences:
- the LOC131156086 gene encoding secreted RxLR effector protein 161-like — protein MVVRSLDVKMDLFQPQEDDEEIIGSEVPYCSAIGALLYLANYTKLDIAFAVNLLARFSFTPTQRHWNGVKHVLRYLCGTFDMGLFYPKGVKFVLKGYADAGYLSDPHKVRSQINYIFTCGDTTISWRSVKQMITATSLNHLEILTVHEVSRECVWL, from the coding sequence ATGGTTGttcgttcacttgatgtgaaaatGGATCTTTTTCAACctcaagaagatgatgaagaaatcattgGTTCTGAAGTACCCTATTGTAGTGCAATAggagcactcttgtatcttgcaaattACACTAAACTAGATATAGCTTTTGCGGTAAATTTGCTGGCAAGATTTAGTTTTACACCAACTCAGagacattggaatggagtaaaacatgttcttcgtTATCTTTGCGGCACATTTGATATGGGTTTGTTTTACCCAAAAGGAGTAAAGTTtgtgttgaaaggatatgctgatgcTGGATATCTTTCTGATCCTCATAAAGTTCGATCACAAATAAACTATATctttacatgtggtgatactaCTATCTCATGGCGATCTGTAAAGCAAATGATCACTGCTACTTCTTTAAACCATTTAGAAATATTGACAGTTCACGAAGTAAgtcgtgaatgtgtatggttatga
- the LOC131156087 gene encoding pectinesterase 2-like, with amino-acid sequence MAVVLHTFLMLGSFSCIFLFAPIFGDQRADADWWCSQTPYPETCKHSLSHQNLNPNLAMQKSDFYKLALQLALKGAIDANGFVVSLGSKCRNDREKAAWADCLKLYNYTVFRLQQTISTTNSTQGDAQTWLSTALTNLETCRSGFIEVGVIDNILPLLSIENVSNLISNTLALNRVPHPVDGNQPEEFPSWAKSSNRKHGQGTPSSSLPVFQANIVVEKGGSGNRKTINEAIAAASQRRGDSRFVIYVKAGVYEEKVEIGSDLKNIMLVGDGIGKTIITNSLSVRGGSTTFNSATVAVFGDGFIGRDITFRNTAGPNNGQAVALLSMSDLSAFYHCSFEGYQDTLCVHSERQFFRECDIYGTVDFIFGNAAVVFQNCNIYVRKGHSTNTITAQGRSNPDQNTGISIQNCSVMAAADLAKGKQCPPTYLGRPWRLFSRTVFLESFLDKLVNPAGWLEWDGSSSLSHLYYAEYRNKGPRSITTHRVKWQGFHILTSPIEADPFTVENFISGKTWLPSTNIDFNPGL; translated from the exons ATGGCAGTAGTCCTTCATACATTTCTAATGCTTGGATCATTCTCATGTATCTTTCTTTTTGCGCCCATTTTCGGTGACCAGCGAGCCGATGCGGATTGGTGGTGCAGCCAAACACCATACCCAGAAACCTGTAAGCATTCCTTGAGCCACCAGAACCTTAACCCTAATCTGGCCATGCAAAAGTCTGATTTCTACAAACTGGCCCTGCAGCTCGCTCTCAAAGGCGCCATCGATGCCAATGGCTTCGTAGTTTCGCTCGGTTCCAAGTGTCGAAACGATCGCGAAAAGGCTGCATGGGCAGATTGTCTCAAACTCTACAACTACACCGTCTTCCGCCTCCAGCAAACCATTTCGACCACCAACAGCACCCAGGGCGACGCGCAAACATGGCTCAGCACCGCCCTTACAAACCTTGAGACGTGCCGCTCCGGTTTCATCGAGGTCGGGGTCATCGACAACATATTGCCATTACTGTCAATTGAGAATGTGTCCAACTTGATCTCCAACACCTTAGCACTCAATAGAGTTCCACACCCAGTGGATGGCAATCAACCAGAAGAGTTTCCCAGTTGGGCTAAATCTAGCAACCGAAAGCACGGGCAGGGCACCCCGAGTTCTTCCCTGCCAGTTTTTCAGGCGAATATTGTGGTGGAAAAGGGCGGGTCGGGGAATCGGAAGACCATAAACGAGGCGATTGCCGCGGCATCGCAGCGGAGGGGAGACAGCAGGTTTGTGATTTATGTGAAGGCTGGGGTGTATGAAGAAAAAGTTGAGATAGGGAGTGACTTGAAGAACATCATGCTGGTGGGAGATGGTATTGGGAAAACAATAATCACTAATAGCTTAAGCGTAAGAGGAGGTTCAACAACGTTCAATTCAGCTACAGTTG CTGTTTTTGGAGATGGATTCATTGGCCGAGACATCACATTCCGAAACACTGCTGGACCAAATAATGGCCAAGCTGTGGCTCTGCTTTCCATGTCCGATCTCTCGGCGTTCTACCATTGCAGCTTCGAAGGGTACCAAGACACTCTCTGCGTCCATTCCGAAAGACAGTTCTTCAGAGAATGTGACATATACGGAACCGTAGACTTCATATTCGGAAATGCTGCCGTTGTCTTCCAAAACTGTAACATCTACGTAAGAAAAGGCCATAGTACCAACACTATCACTGCCCAAGGTAGGTCTAACCCTGACCAGAACACCGGAATCTCTATACAAAATTGCAGTGTCATGGCGGCCGCCGACCTCGCAAAAGGAAAACAATGCCCCCCAACGTACCTCGGAAGACCGTGGCGCCTGTTCTCACGCACTGTGTTTCTTGAAAGTTTCCTTGATAAGTTGGTAAATCCGGCGGGCTGGCTGGAATGGGATGGAAGCTCTTCACTTAGCCACTTGTATTATGCAGAGTACAGGAACAAGGGACCTCGGTCAATAACCACGCATAGAGTGAAATGGCAAGGCTTTCATATTTTAACTAGCCCTATTGAAGCTGACCCATTCACCGTCGAGAACTTTATCTCTGGCAAAACATGGCTGCCATCCACCAATATAGATTTCAATCCGGGCCTTTGA